The Triticum aestivum cultivar Chinese Spring chromosome 5A, IWGSC CS RefSeq v2.1, whole genome shotgun sequence genomic sequence ATCTTCTCATAGTGGAAATCAAACCACGTCCTATTCTTATCCTCCGGTGTGGCCTTGAGGAATAAGCCCCGTACCAAAGGATCAAAGATGGAGATTCTTGCCCTAACACGTAACTGGTTTCCTCTTGCCATCCCATCCTTGTCCACATCCACCTTGATTACCTCCCCTAGCCAATTGCCGAGGGCTCTGCCAAAACTCTCCGTCCTCTTCCCCGGTGGTAAGTCTGTAACTCTAACCCAGACATCTACTTTGTCAAACACCATCTCCGAGGGTCTAATATTGTTCTCATACTCTTTTAGCACCAGGACGTTGAAATCAAACTGCCACGGTCCGTTCGTCATCGCATGCTTCCAATCTCCCTCGCTACCAAAGTGGACTACGAATATGTTATCACCCATATCTCGGAATCTTGCTTCGTGATGAAGACCCCATGCCCTCTGCATAGTTTTTTCCAGCACCGTCTTGTTGAACGGACATGGTGAGAACGCCTTCCCCACCGCCGACCACTTCATGTTCTTAGGCAAGATCTGATCTGATTCCTCGAAGATGAAACCTTCCGCTTCCTTGTCCAGAAGTACCATCCCTCCCAGTCTCGCTGAGAGGCTCGCAGTTGGATCCGGCGTCTTGCACACCATAGGGGACTTGGAAGATCCCCCGCTCACCGTCTTCCCCGGGGTCGCAGCCGCCGCCGGGGTTGCCTTTGCCGCCGGAGTCCCTGCCGCTTTCTCCTTCGTCTTCTCCGCCATAGCTCCAAACCGTGGCGAGGAGGACAACACCAGTCTGTGCCGAGAGGAGCGCCGTCGCCACTCCCGTCACCACCGTAGACACACCACCCCCGCCGCCGAAACCCTAAACCTAGCGCTGGAAGGAAATCGCCTGGCGATCGCCTCACAGTCGCCTCTCTAGCGAATCGATACGTGGTGGACCCCGACTGTAGTTCTAAATCTTTCTAGATTGGTCCAAAACATCTGGCTGGCTTGCCAACTAGGCTAGAGTTCCTAGTCTGGTTAGAAGCTGCCCAGGAGCCTCTTTGGAATGACACCACCCTTTGTTTGCATGTATTAGTGGTTTGGTTTTTTGATGGTGTGGAACAAACATGTGCTAATTTTACATACACATATATTAAGGAAACACCATCTTCAACTGAAACCCGCACTTTGTCCTCATTTGTCTGGGCAGACAACCCGAACTGTGCCCGTCGATAAGAGAGACAAAGTCTATCCAATTTGACCATTAGATTGTTCCCATTAATCCGGTTGTCAAACTCTCAAATACAACCTGTATGTAAGGCGAAAATTAGGGTGTCCTAGCAGAACGCCACGTCGAACACAACCCAACTTGAagtacattttctttttttctttctcttctctctctccatcCCATCAATACTATGTATGCGTCTGTGCAATGGGAGGGTATGACTGCGTGAAGTGCACGTACAAAACGAGGAAATAAGGGTTTGAAGCGAAACAAAACGACGAGCCGAATTAACCCAGTTtgattggagatgctctaaacttTGTATAGTGACGGTGTGACCATCAGTAAGTAGCAACCCACTCTATCCTGCTAGGAGGAGCAAGCCCCGTGGTCGTCTCTCCCGACCTCCTCCACTCGCAACTCTTGGCCTTGCCAACTCCGATCCGATGATGTCGAGTGCTTCGAATCCTCCCACGCCTCTCTCAGGGACATGTCTGTCGTCCTTGTGATGTAGATGTCGGTGAAGCAAAGGAATATCAATTGAGCAAAAGCGAGGCAAACAGTGCCAGGTGTTTGCGTGTGGGCTCAGGTTGTCAGGGAGCAAATGGTAATGAGAATTTTCGCTCACAAAGAAAGGGAATCGGTGAGTGAAAATTCTCATTGCTTCCCTTAAAAAAAAGAAAATTCTCATTactctcgagctcgagctcgacagCCATGGTCTCAGAGCTAGGGTTAGCGCCGCCGGCGAAACGCCCGACACCGTCCCCCACCACAATTACCGCCATCGGAGACGACCTCCTCCGCGAGATCTTCCTCCTCCTTCCGTCCCTCCCGAGCCTCGTCCGCGCCGCCCTCGCCTGCCGCACCTTCCTCGACGCCGTCCGTTCGTCCCCCGCCTTCCGCCGCCGCTTCCGCGCGCTCCACCCGCCCCAGCTCCTCGGATTCTTCATCGACTCCTGCCGTAGCAATCCCTTCGTCCCGTTCCGCAGCCGCTCCGacccggacctcgccgccgccgtccgcggcGCCGATTTCCTCCTCACCCGCCTCCCGGAGGACAGCGATTCCTCGCCCGGGTGGCACATAGAGGCCTGCCACGGCGGCTGCGTCGTCCTCGTCAACCTGACTACATACCAGGTCGCTGCTTACAACCCCCTCACGCAGGCACTGCATCTCTTCCCCTTTCCGACCACCAACGAGATCCTCGTCAAGGGCGTGCCTGATTTCATTTTCATATCCGACGAGGACCAGGAGGCCCGTATGATCTGTGTCCAACACCGGAACAAGCCGCAGCAAGTGCCGGCGCGTCTAGCTGTTTTCTCACCGGCCACCAGGGAGTGGCAGATCTTGCCGTGGGTGGAGACCCCCCAGCCATCTCAACCTGAGGACGATGGAGACATCGTTCCCACGTTTCTCCCTGGTACACAGCTGAAAGGATTCGTTTATCGGAGACACACGAGTAAGGCTTATGTACTTGTTCTCAACACTGCAACAATGCAATTCTCTAGAGTGGATTTGCCGCCATTCTTGGTAGAGATGGACCCTACGCTATTTAGTTTGGATTTGGGTCATAGCAAGGATGGAAAGCTCTGTCTGGCTGTCATAGAGGCAGAAACGCTTATTGTTTGGCTCTGGAGagctgatgatgatgttgttgagAAATGGATGCAGGAAGGTACTTTTCCGCTGAGTACATTTGTTGATGACGCTAAGATTTCAGTAGAGGATTATACCACAGTGCAGATCGAGGCGGTCATCGAGGGCTTTGTGTACGTGTCTACTAAGTATGATGCGTACACCGAGTCCCTCCATTCCCTCTGCCTGGAAACAGCAAAGCTGAACAAGCTTTTTGATAATAAGTATACAAACTCTGCTTGTCCTTACATCATGGCGTGGCCTCCTTCTTTGGTAGGCAACGAGGTGAGTCCGTCCTTATTTCACTTCTGTTGCTTCGATCTTCGATCATTGCTAAATAAATCCGTCCTGCACCTTGTTTCTTAAGATCTTTCTCATGTCATTGGTGTATATAACCTTGCACAATATGTCTATCAAACACTTGAATCCTTACTTACACTGAAATCGTTTTATGTCTCAGGAAGATTTCGAAAACAAAGTTACCGGAGAGAATGTGGCGAATGATGGTCCAGCGGGCCCAGA encodes the following:
- the LOC123104674 gene encoding uncharacterized protein isoform X1 — its product is MVSELGLAPPAKRPTPSPTTITAIGDDLLREIFLLLPSLPSLVRAALACRTFLDAVRSSPAFRRRFRALHPPQLLGFFIDSCRSNPFVPFRSRSDPDLAAAVRGADFLLTRLPEDSDSSPGWHIEACHGGCVVLVNLTTYQVAAYNPLTQALHLFPFPTTNEILVKGVPDFIFISDEDQEARMICVQHRNKPQQVPARLAVFSPATREWQILPWVETPQPSQPEDDGDIVPTFLPGTQLKGFVYRRHTSKAYVLVLNTATMQFSRVDLPPFLVEMDPTLFSLDLGHSKDGKLCLAVIEAETLIVWLWRADDDVVEKWMQEGTFPLSTFVDDAKISVEDYTTVQIEAVIEGFVYVSTKYDAYTESLHSLCLETAKLNKLFDNKYTNSACPYIMAWPPSLVGNEEDFENKVTGENVANDGPAGPEEAPSVLVTALRSYKEALINDDGAKVAEIELFLLSIEDEKKSLAAQLTTARDYILRISADIDGYRRRPERER
- the LOC123104674 gene encoding uncharacterized protein isoform X2, whose translation is MVSELGLAPPAKRPTPSPTTITAIGDDLLREIFLLLPSLPSLVRAALACRTFLDAVRSSPAFRRRFRALHPPQLLGFFIDSCRSNPFVPFRSRSDPDLAAAVRGADFLLTRLPEDSDSSPGWHIEACHGGCVVLVNLTTYQEARMICVQHRNKPQQVPARLAVFSPATREWQILPWVETPQPSQPEDDGDIVPTFLPGTQLKGFVYRRHTSKAYVLVLNTATMQFSRVDLPPFLVEMDPTLFSLDLGHSKDGKLCLAVIEAETLIVWLWRADDDVVEKWMQEGTFPLSTFVDDAKISVEDYTTVQIEAVIEGFVYVSTKYDAYTESLHSLCLETAKLNKLFDNKYTNSACPYIMAWPPSLVGNEEDFENKVTGENVANDGPAGPEEAPSVLVTALRSYKEALINDDGAKVAEIELFLLSIEDEKKSLAAQLTTARDYILRISADIDGYRRRPERER